The genomic window GTTCCTAGCAGTAGTTATTTCTTGGCACTGCCCCGAGAACTTGCTCACCGAGCAAGAAGAGGTTGCACGAGAAATGTGTGCGTCTGAACCGCAAGCCAGATAACGCGGACCTCCCTGGAGACTGTCAACGCCTGGCCGAGGATAAAGACGCCCGCGAAACAGCAATGGGCGATCACCGGCTTGTTGATCGAACTGTTGATCCGTGCGATTGCAGATTTTGGAGGACGTCGTTGTTTGCCTCGGAAACTACGCGAACGATTCGTTGTTTGAACTGTTGACGCACCAGGCCGACTGTGTTGTTGATAGTTGTGTCTGGCAAAATGCAGTGACTACGAACGCCGCGTTTGGTGATTGGGGGATGTCTTGTTGGTGGGCGATGTGGAGGGCGTGAAGACTATGTGAATCACGACTATTCAGCCTTCTTCGATCTGGTGCGTGGACGCCACGCGTGGCAAGCTTGGCTGCAAGTCGAATCCAGACCTTGCAGCCTTGCTCTGACATTGGTGTCGCGTGATGTCGCGTCTTCGGCAAGTGGTGGGAACACTCATCCTTGCTTCGATCTGCATTCCCGTCTTTTTGCTTCATCGCTTTGCGTTGCGGTTGGATGTTTGGTTGTATCCGTCGCTTCGTGACGTGGCGATCTCCAAACCGCTGTTCATCGTTGGTCTGCCCCGCAGTGGAACCACGCTGCTGCATCGTTTGATGGCGACTCAGAGCGGCGTGTTCACGACGATGCCGCTTTGGGAATTGTTGCTCGCTCCGGCGGTTTGCGAGAAACACATGTTGCGGCGTCTTCGAAACGCGGATCGCCGGCTGGGGAGTCCTTTGTGGCGTTTGTACCAAGCCGTCGAACGCCGCCTCGTGGGTTCGTTCGAGAACGTCCACGCCACGACGCTGTTTTCTCCTGAAGAAGATTACCTCTCCTTGCTTCCATTCGGTGGATGCTTTCTCGATGTGATCCGAGCTCCACGCAGCGAGCGGGTTTGGAAGCTCGGGCATTTCTGCGAGCGACTGCAGCGGTCTCAGCAAATCGCTTTGCTTGATGTTTACACAGGCGTTTTGAAGCGGCATCTCTTCTTTCGCGGCCAACATCTTCGTCTGCTATCGAAGAACCCCAGCTTCACGTCGTGGATACCCGTGCTCACGGAAGCCTTTCCGGATGCGTGCATTGTGGGGCTGCGGAGAGTGCCTCACGAATCGGTCCCGTCGCAGCTCAGTTCCCTGCAATCAGGAATGAATTGGTTTGGGAACGACGTCACCGACGCTGACATCGTGGCTCGGTTCGTCGAATTGCTCGCAGCATATTGGCGGATGTTGGAGGAGTTCAAGTGCACGCTCCAACCCGAGCGATTCCAGCTCATCACCTACGAACGATTGATTTCCGACAGCGAGTCGGTAGTGCGCGAACTGATGGAGCAATTCGGGTACGAAGTGACTGCCGCTGGCCTTCTCTCGTTGCAGCGGCAGTGTTCGGTGCAAAAGCGGTACAGCAGCCGCCATCGGTATCGATTGGAAACCTTTGGCCTTCATCCGGACCAGTTGGATCGCAGCTTTGGCCTGCATTCGAAGTCCCGGTGTCAGGCTCCCGCTTCTCCCGGCCGTCCAGAAACGCTTTCCTGTTGACACCAAATTGGATGTGACGCGATGAAACTCAAAGGCCCGCGTGCGATTCCCGTCCAGCCCGCTCCACAATCCCTTTTGCCCAGTAGTCGATATCGACGATTGAGGGTGGCGATCGTCTCGGACGCGATCGCCGGCAGGAATGGTTTGGGGACGTACTACATGGATTTGATCGAGCATCTACGCGGCCACGTCGGATGCATCGAGTTACTTGGCCCAACCGCTGATCGAGACGCTCAGTTGGAACGTTTTTCGATTCCGATGCCTGGGGACAAGACTCAGCGGATGGTTTATCCGAATCGTTGTGAGCTACGGCGTCGATTGGACGACTTGCGTCCTAATTTGGTGATCGTGCCAACGCTTGGAGCTTTTTCGTACTTCGCGTTGCAGTACGCTCGTGAGAAACGAATCCCGGTGGCGATTGCTCATCACACCAACTTCGATCGTTTGTTGTCACTGTATTGGCCCCGGGTGATTTCGAAACCGCTGGGTTGGATGCTGCGGAAGGTCAATCGTTGGTTGATCACGCAGGCCGGAATGGTTGTGTCGCTCAATTCGGAGGCGTATCAAGACGCGGTGTCGCTCGGCGCCCGCAATGTTCGCATCATGGGGACACCGGTTGCCTGCGACTTTTTGCGGCATCCACAATCTCACCGAAACGATCCAATTCGAAGAGTCATCTTCGTGGGGCGATTGGCGGCCGAAAAGGGAGTTGGCGAGGTTCTCGATGCCGCCGCGATTCATTCGAAGATACAGTTCGCCATCGCGGGTGATGGACCGGGCCGGGGCATGGTCTGCGACGCCGCAGAAAGACTGTCCAATGTGTCCTATCTTGGCTGGTTGAGCCGTGACCGAGTTCGGGAAGAAATTGACCAGAACGATGTGCTGGTGCTTCCGTCGGCAATCGAAGCATTCGGGACGGTGGCGTTGGAGGCATTGGCACGGCGACGTTACGTGTTGCTTCGGCGAGAATGCGGGATCGCAAAATGGCCGTCATTGGCGGCGGGGCTTTTCCATATCGAATCCAACGAAACCGTCGCCGATTCACTGGATCGGATGTTGAATATGACATCGGTTGATCTCGAACGACAAGCTGAGCCGAGCTGGAGTGCGGTGCAGGATTTCAACCATCATACGCTTCGCAAATGGTTGAGCTTTTTGGCGGACGCAGCGATCGGCGAAGCACCCATGCAGCAGAGTGACGCAGCATGAGCGATCGTTCGCGACCACCCGCCCTGTTCTCCATTCACGATGTGATGCCCGAGACAATCGATGCCGTTGGTGAGCTGATCTCTCTGTTTCATCGGCATGACGTGCGAAAAATCATGCTTCTGGTCGTTCCAGGACGCAATTGGCGAGCGGCTGATTTGAGCCAGTTGCGTGTGTGGCAAAGCCAAGGCTGTGAATTGGCAGGTCATGGTTGGAGTCACCGCTGTCAATTCATCCGCGGTTGGAAGCACCGCCTGCATAGCACGTTGCTCTCGCGGAACGTTGCGGAGCACCTTAGCCTGAACGAGGACGGCGTCGTTCAGCTCATGAGCAAGTGCGCGGACTGGTTTTTGGAGAACAGTTTCCCCCGGCCCTCGCTGTATGTTCCTCCTGCGTGGGCGATGGGACGGGTTCGTTCATCTCGGTTGCAGGCGATTCCGTTCATCATGGTCGAGACGTTGAGCGAGGTGGTTTGCATCGACCAATCCACACGCGTGAGGCTTCCGTTGATCGGCTTTGAAGCAGACACCGCGTTTCGAGAATGGTCGCTTCGATGCCTAAATCGCGGCAATGAACTCCTTGCTCGACTAGCGATGAAGCCATTGCGAGTCGCCATTCATCCTTTCGATCTTCGGTTTCGACTGGGAGGGCAACTTGAAGACAGCATTGCTTCGGGATGGCAGCCGATTGGCTACCAATCGATCATCGAGAGCATGACGCCGAAAGAATAGAGACTGGTCACTTCATGACATCTTTCGGGGGCACGGAGTGCTGCCCAGGGCGCTGAACTCAGAATGGAACCGAGTCATGACCAATCCGCTTTCTTCGCGGGAAGTTTCGATTTGGAGTGAATTCGGTCGGCTGGTTGATTCACTGACGCGCGCGATCTGATGGGTGTGGTTTCGGGCTCTTGTCTGTGCTGGTAGCGTTTGTCGGCCAAGAGTGGCCAACCTACGGTGGAGTGGATGCGTTGTTGCTGCGGTGAGCCAGGCGTTGCTCCCACGTTTCAGGGAACACTTTGCGAACGCGAGTCGAGCTAGACGCTCGTGTTTGTCCGCCATGTCTGCTTGCGCGAGGTCTTGTGTGCCGTGGAGCAAGCCTACTCCACAATTGCTGCTTGGTTCGGGTCGGAGACCAATGACTTCAGCCAAAGTTGCGCTAGATCTTTGGTGCTTGCACCGTTTGGTTCGTTGGGAGAGGCGACGTTGACTCGTCGGTAGTATTTGGCTGCGGCTTCATTGAGACCGCATTTTTGTGCGATGCGGCCCCGAACAAGGTTGTCATACAGTTTGGTGATCTCGTTTCGGTCGCCGATCGTTCGGAGAAGTCGCGAATGGGCATTGCTGAGTTGTCCGACGTCCGCGTACATGCAAGCGAGTGTGTGACCAACCGCTGAACGCTCTCGAATTGTGCCCGCGCGGAGGACTGCCGTTTCAGCTTCGGATAGAAACTCGGACGACGTGCCAGCAAAGAGGCTTCGCCAGCAAAGCGACGAGCGGATGAAGCTATTTTGAAGATGTTCGTCGAACTTCTCTTGGACAAACTCAATCGCGTGAGGAGCACCCCGGGTGATTTGCAACTGCGTGAGGTAGCCGTAGACGGAACGGACTGGGTCACGCAGAGCAAGTTGCCCGAGCGTGGCTTGCGATTCCTCCATCAAACCCAGCGACATCTCCGCCTTGTGTTTCGCGTAAAGCAGTTCCGGTGTTGTCGGGTAAGACTCCAGCAAACGTTCGGACAATTCCAGTGCTTGGCGATATTCGCCGTTGTGAATCAGGTATTTCAGACGTGAACGATCGATTTGGACTTGTTGAATTTTGGGGTAGCTCTCTCGGACTTGCAGAAGCTCATCAGCAAACACTTGATTGTCGTAATCGCGTGCGGCGAGCAGCAGTGCCGCGAGTCGCAGGTGTTCCGGATTTGAGGCGGTCGAGGCGAGCCACGCCTGAGCGAACGGGCTTCCCGCAAACACATCGAACAGTCCAGCGGTACGACGTTCCGACTGATAGATCTGGTCGACCAGCATCCTGGCCCCATCCTCATTGCCTTTGTCCAAAAGCTGCGCAGCTTTGGCACCGACATTCTTGGATTGAGAATCAGCCGCGAGAACGCGGTACTGGCCGTCCTCACGGACAACCAGTCGAATGATTGGCGGAATCGTGCGGGCCGCTTCTTCGACAAGTCGTGCCGTGACGATGTATCCACTCTCGTCGTTGCCTTCTGCTTCGAAGGTGTAAAGACTGAGCGTATCGACGCAAACTTCCATGTCTCCGTAGTTGCTCATGACCGCACTGCGGATCTCATGAACGAAAACGGGAAGGCTTTGGAGATCCTGCAGGATCGATTGGGCATTGCTTTCTGCGGTGTAATGATCTCGCAATTCATCCAGATTTGGACCACTTCGAAAATAGGCTGCCAGTAGCCGTTGCACCGCTGAGATCGGATCGGAGGGTTCGAGCAAAACTTCCTCGTGACGCTTCAGATGATTCATCATCGGTGAAACGCCAACGATTTCCGGATGAGTTCGGATAAACTCTTTCAGCAAGTCATATTCTCGTGTTGCACGGACTTGCGACAGGACGTTGGTTGCCACCAGTTTTTCATCGAATTGCATCGCTGCCTTTGCAATGGTGCGGTCACCTGCGGTGGCACCACGTTGCTTGATCTCCGCCGTGGCGAGGAAGATCCAAGGTTCAACCAATTGAGGGTAGGTTCGAGTGAGTTGTTTCAGTTTGCCAAGTTCATCTTGGCGCATCAGCAGCGAGCAATAGTTGATGATGCCAAATTCAGACGGCAGTTTGGCGATGAGTTCTTGATAGAGTTTGGCGGCTCGCGACATCGCATCTCGGTCTGTGTAGCGAGACAAATTCTCATCGTGCTCGAGCATCACTGCCAAGTTGTACATGCCGTCAATGAAATCTGGATCGATTTCAAGGGCTCGCCGAAAGTGCTTGATCGTGGTCTCGCGGTCTAAACCAGGCCTGAGATTTTCGCCCTGCAGGTTATGCATGTGGGTCCAGGCCATTTGCCAATGAGCGAGGGTCGACTCGGGGGCCCGGATTGTCATCTGTTGTGCAAGATCCCTGGCCTCCTCGACCAGACCCACTTTGAGCAACGTGTTGCTGAGCTCGCTGATGTTGTACAGGTTGTCGGGTTCTTCACTGGCGATTTGGATCATTCTCCGAATGGCATCGACCTCGTTGCCATTCTCAAATTCCAGAAGCGGTTGATATTCAAACTCGACCGGAATGAGCCATTCATCTGGCGAAAGATTTCCAGAAAGATCGAGGTAGTTTTCTCGAAACTCCTCAACTTGGTCTGCGGTGAGCATCGCGTCGCCGGTATCGAGTTTGGTCCGAAGTACGACCACCTCGTCGGGGCGTTGTTCAAACTGCATTTCGAATCGCAGACTTCCCACATTCAACGTGTGGGACGGAGGCAACGTGGCGACCGCGAAGCCGCGGGGTGGATTCAGCACCTGTTCTTTTTCATAGACGAATCGACTGAATTCGTAGGGGACGGTTCGTTCGGGTGAATCGGAGTCGTATGCGTCGGCATATTCGGGGCCGACCATTTCATAGGGCAAGTAGTTCAGCAAACTTCCCGCGTCCAACTGAAGGCTGACGCCGGAGTTGGTGCTTTCGTTGATGCCCCTCGATGTCACTTTGTATTGAAGGTGAAATACTGACGAATCGGGCGGCGACGGAACGTCGTACTGCAAATCGCTGAGCTTGGCGTCACCAAAAACTTCCTCGTATTGCGATTCCAAATCTTTGACGATTTGAGACTTTGACCGGCTCGCGTAGCTTGATCGACTGTAGCTGGCAAAGCTGCCCGTTGCGCGAGAAGTGCTTTCCAAGGTCGAGGGGCCATTGCAGGACAATTGAAAAACAAGATTCTGAGATCGAAGGTTGTCCGAAGACTGGCTCCGTGGAGTTCGCTGAAGCTGGGTTGTTTCGGGTGAAGCGATCAATGCCAATCTGCCCTGATCAGCAACCGGCAACTCACCAAAGGATGTGTATGGACTGGTCAGATCGATCCACACAGCGGCGAGTTGGTTTTGTGCGGGCAAATAGACAATGGCGTGATCGAACGAATTCAGACCGGGTGAATCGCGGGATACGTCCACAGAAGATGTCGCGTCCAGCAGTGCCACGTAGGCTTCAATGTTGAAGTGACGCAAGATCGCGACCATCAAAGTTGCTTGATCTTTGCAATCTCCGTAGCGACGTCGAAGCGTGTCAGTGGGAAGAGCAGGTTGAATGGAGGACCCACCAAATTCGACGCCGGTGTAGCGAACGGAGTCTACGATTTTATTCCAGGTTGCCTTCACCAAGTTGATTGGATCATTCGTAGAACCTTCACTCGACGCGGCACGCTGGATCTCATTTGCAAACAGTTCCACTTCGCTCGAGTTGATTTGTTGTTCGACCAGATCGTGATAGTGTTGCGCGATGTCTGACCATGATTTCCCAGTGCTGTAGGTCACGTAGGAAATGGGAGGCTCACCGGTTGGCAAGTAGTCCCAAATCACCTCGATGGGTTCGGGGTTCGTTTGTTTCAAAGTCCAAACCCGTTCATCCCCTTCTTCTCGAATTTCGAGAGGAACGGAGGACCCGACGCAGTTCAAACGCAAGTCGATTGAAGAGTCGGCTCGGACTTCGTGATAAGAAACCAGGCAATCGGTGAAGCGTTCCCAAACCACATTTCCAATGATGCCCCAGGCACAAAAAGCAGTGTGCTGTCGGACGATGACTTCCGTCTCAATCACAGCACCCACAGAAACTGCGGGAAGGGGAGCCGTCAGCCGTTGATCGTCCATGAAGACACTGTCTTGATAGTTGTCAGCGGATGATTCCGTGATTGTTTGGGGGTCCAACTCGTGAACCGTGCCATCGCGAGTGATAACGCGGGCACGCATCGTTGGTTTGTCCTCAAGCCAAGGGTTCCAATCGACGCTCAGGCTGGCACGCGATTCAACATCGTCCCGCGACAAAATTCGGTAGACGCGTTTGGTGGTCTTGGTGACGCGATGGTCGGCGGAAATCTGAACGCGTTCGTCGTGCAGTAGGAACTCCGAAAAGCTTTCGTCATCGATGGGAACACTGGCCGCTCCCGCCAACACTGATTCTGCGGATGCTTCGAAGAAACCGCCGTCCCAAGGCAAGTCCACTTCGGGTTCTGCTGAGCGAGCCCTTTGAGTTGCTCCAAAGATGAAACCGACAAGGACGAGAATGTGCGACAAATGCTGAACGTTAATTGGCATTGAAGTCAGACGAAGAGGGCCAGGGGGGTTATGGAGCGGCCCAGTTTAACAGGCGTTACAGATTCAGATTGGTTTCTCGGGTTGATTCTTCATGGAAGATTTTGACTTGGAGTGAATCCCGTCGGTTGGTTGGTGCACTGACGCGCGCGATCAGACGGATGTGTTTTGGGCTGATGTCTGTTCAGGTTGTGTTTGTCGGCCAAGAGTGGCCAACCTACGGCGGAATGGATGCGTTGTTGCTGCGGCGAGCGTGGCGTTGCTTTGGTGGCGACGCCGCGTTTCACTTCGATGCGGTCTGGCACATCGTTAGAAGCTGATCTCGACGCGCGAGCGTTTTTTGTTGAGCTTCGGTGATCTTCTTGCCATCAATTTGGATTCGTTGCAGCGATGTCTTGGCGAGATCCGCGCGTCGCATGACTTTGAGTTGAATTTGAGCCAAACGCAGCCAAGCTTCGTGTGACATCTCCCCACCTCGATCGGCGATGATCTGCAGCGGTCGGGTGGCGGCAACAAATTGCTTGGCTCCCGCGTACAGCTTTGCCAATTGAAACAACGTTTTGTCGGATAGCCCAACGGCAATGTCGAGTTGCTCAAGTCTTGCGAAGTGAGTGTTGGCCAGGTTCAAACTGTTGGATGCGATCGCTTGTCGTAGCAATAAAGATAGGCGGTTGAAGTCGGGGTTGGCCTGCGCGGCTTTCATCGCCGACTCGGCCTTCGCGGCAGACTGCTTGGCGTGGCGTTTCTTTGTAAACAGGCCGCCTTGTCCGGATGTTTCACCGGCACGTGCCTGCCTGCGTTTTGCGTAAGTCGAATTGGCATCGATTTGCGAATGCTTGTTCGCCAGGGCGGCGGCAACGGGATCGTACTCCATTGCTTCGGCACGCTGGATCGCCTCGCGACGCTCGGGCGGGCAAAGCCAGTCGTATTCATGCAGCCATTCGTTGCGGGAAACGATGTCCCAGTTTTCGCAATCGACTCGTCCCGTCTGCAGCATCCAAAGTCCGATTGGGGCGCCGATGAACACGCCCATCAAGTGCAGAAGTCCCGAGGACACGGAAAGCCCAGAAAAAATCACCTCCGCAACTTCCAGCAACAGGAAGAACATGGCGAGTGTGAAAACCTTCACCTCGAAAGAGAGCAATCGAATGAAGAGTAGGAACATAAAGACGAAGACGCATTCGATTTCGTTGTCAGGTGCCCAGATCAACGCGATGGCCATCAAACCAAAAACGGCCGATGATGCTCCCAAGGAAACACCGTCGCCCACCAAGACCACCATCACTAATTGTTCGAGGATGCATTCTCCGACGGCGATTCCCATGTAGATCAGCAGGAACTTTCGCCAACCAACCTTCCCCTCGACGATCAATCCGAAGGCCCACAAGAAAAACATGTTGCCCAGCAGGTGCATCGGGCCGCCATGCAGAAACGGGCTAGTGAACCACTGAATGGGATTGATCGTCTCGTAAGACAACGCCAGGTTTTCAAGCGTCTCCATGTCCGCGGCTCCGCTGAGCAACGCCCACACACAGGCAACAAATGCGGCGACGTTTGCGACGATCAAGCCAACGGTGGCGATGGGCCAGTGATAAAGCGGTGCGTCGGTGGAAACGGGAATGAACAATCAACCAAGCTCCAGGAATCAGAGGGTGAGGGCCGCCGGAAAGGCGTTTCGGCATCACGAGAGCGTCTCGTAGTGTAACGAGATGGCTCACTAAGGTGGCGGGAAACCACCTGAGTTGGGGCGCGGTGTGGGATTGAATCGATGAGCGAATGAAAAATCCAATCCTGGTTGCGGCGGTGACTTAGGTAATGGAATTGACCGCTAGGTTCGACCAATCGTGTGAATGCACCACGCAACCAGGCATGACTTGCTGGCCCAATTCCACGATGCGAATAAATGAGTGGCAAAGCGAGGTTGGTGAGAAACATCGAGGTTTCAAATTGATCTAAGATGTCTCGATTCGCGGTTGGAACAGCTCGGTTGTGGTGCACAGCTGGATGACCTATCGCGA from Rhodopirellula halodulae includes these protein-coding regions:
- a CDS encoding sulfotransferase family protein; amino-acid sequence: MSRLRQVVGTLILASICIPVFLLHRFALRLDVWLYPSLRDVAISKPLFIVGLPRSGTTLLHRLMATQSGVFTTMPLWELLLAPAVCEKHMLRRLRNADRRLGSPLWRLYQAVERRLVGSFENVHATTLFSPEEDYLSLLPFGGCFLDVIRAPRSERVWKLGHFCERLQRSQQIALLDVYTGVLKRHLFFRGQHLRLLSKNPSFTSWIPVLTEAFPDACIVGLRRVPHESVPSQLSSLQSGMNWFGNDVTDADIVARFVELLAAYWRMLEEFKCTLQPERFQLITYERLISDSESVVRELMEQFGYEVTAAGLLSLQRQCSVQKRYSSRHRYRLETFGLHPDQLDRSFGLHSKSRCQAPASPGRPETLSC
- a CDS encoding glycosyltransferase; the encoded protein is MKLKGPRAIPVQPAPQSLLPSSRYRRLRVAIVSDAIAGRNGLGTYYMDLIEHLRGHVGCIELLGPTADRDAQLERFSIPMPGDKTQRMVYPNRCELRRRLDDLRPNLVIVPTLGAFSYFALQYAREKRIPVAIAHHTNFDRLLSLYWPRVISKPLGWMLRKVNRWLITQAGMVVSLNSEAYQDAVSLGARNVRIMGTPVACDFLRHPQSHRNDPIRRVIFVGRLAAEKGVGEVLDAAAIHSKIQFAIAGDGPGRGMVCDAAERLSNVSYLGWLSRDRVREEIDQNDVLVLPSAIEAFGTVALEALARRRYVLLRRECGIAKWPSLAAGLFHIESNETVADSLDRMLNMTSVDLERQAEPSWSAVQDFNHHTLRKWLSFLADAAIGEAPMQQSDAA
- a CDS encoding polysaccharide deacetylase family protein; translated protein: MSDRSRPPALFSIHDVMPETIDAVGELISLFHRHDVRKIMLLVVPGRNWRAADLSQLRVWQSQGCELAGHGWSHRCQFIRGWKHRLHSTLLSRNVAEHLSLNEDGVVQLMSKCADWFLENSFPRPSLYVPPAWAMGRVRSSRLQAIPFIMVETLSEVVCIDQSTRVRLPLIGFEADTAFREWSLRCLNRGNELLARLAMKPLRVAIHPFDLRFRLGGQLEDSIASGWQPIGYQSIIESMTPKE
- a CDS encoding DUF3857 domain-containing protein yields the protein MDLPWDGGFFEASAESVLAGAASVPIDDESFSEFLLHDERVQISADHRVTKTTKRVYRILSRDDVESRASLSVDWNPWLEDKPTMRARVITRDGTVHELDPQTITESSADNYQDSVFMDDQRLTAPLPAVSVGAVIETEVIVRQHTAFCAWGIIGNVVWERFTDCLVSYHEVRADSSIDLRLNCVGSSVPLEIREEGDERVWTLKQTNPEPIEVIWDYLPTGEPPISYVTYSTGKSWSDIAQHYHDLVEQQINSSEVELFANEIQRAASSEGSTNDPINLVKATWNKIVDSVRYTGVEFGGSSIQPALPTDTLRRRYGDCKDQATLMVAILRHFNIEAYVALLDATSSVDVSRDSPGLNSFDHAIVYLPAQNQLAAVWIDLTSPYTSFGELPVADQGRLALIASPETTQLQRTPRSQSSDNLRSQNLVFQLSCNGPSTLESTSRATGSFASYSRSSYASRSKSQIVKDLESQYEEVFGDAKLSDLQYDVPSPPDSSVFHLQYKVTSRGINESTNSGVSLQLDAGSLLNYLPYEMVGPEYADAYDSDSPERTVPYEFSRFVYEKEQVLNPPRGFAVATLPPSHTLNVGSLRFEMQFEQRPDEVVVLRTKLDTGDAMLTADQVEEFRENYLDLSGNLSPDEWLIPVEFEYQPLLEFENGNEVDAIRRMIQIASEEPDNLYNISELSNTLLKVGLVEEARDLAQQMTIRAPESTLAHWQMAWTHMHNLQGENLRPGLDRETTIKHFRRALEIDPDFIDGMYNLAVMLEHDENLSRYTDRDAMSRAAKLYQELIAKLPSEFGIINYCSLLMRQDELGKLKQLTRTYPQLVEPWIFLATAEIKQRGATAGDRTIAKAAMQFDEKLVATNVLSQVRATREYDLLKEFIRTHPEIVGVSPMMNHLKRHEEVLLEPSDPISAVQRLLAAYFRSGPNLDELRDHYTAESNAQSILQDLQSLPVFVHEIRSAVMSNYGDMEVCVDTLSLYTFEAEGNDESGYIVTARLVEEAARTIPPIIRLVVREDGQYRVLAADSQSKNVGAKAAQLLDKGNEDGARMLVDQIYQSERRTAGLFDVFAGSPFAQAWLASTASNPEHLRLAALLLAARDYDNQVFADELLQVRESYPKIQQVQIDRSRLKYLIHNGEYRQALELSERLLESYPTTPELLYAKHKAEMSLGLMEESQATLGQLALRDPVRSVYGYLTQLQITRGAPHAIEFVQEKFDEHLQNSFIRSSLCWRSLFAGTSSEFLSEAETAVLRAGTIRERSAVGHTLACMYADVGQLSNAHSRLLRTIGDRNEITKLYDNLVRGRIAQKCGLNEAAAKYYRRVNVASPNEPNGASTKDLAQLWLKSLVSDPNQAAIVE
- a CDS encoding rhomboid family intramembrane serine protease, producing MFIPVSTDAPLYHWPIATVGLIVANVAAFVACVWALLSGAADMETLENLALSYETINPIQWFTSPFLHGGPMHLLGNMFFLWAFGLIVEGKVGWRKFLLIYMGIAVGECILEQLVMVVLVGDGVSLGASSAVFGLMAIALIWAPDNEIECVFVFMFLLFIRLLSFEVKVFTLAMFFLLLEVAEVIFSGLSVSSGLLHLMGVFIGAPIGLWMLQTGRVDCENWDIVSRNEWLHEYDWLCPPERREAIQRAEAMEYDPVAAALANKHSQIDANSTYAKRRQARAGETSGQGGLFTKKRHAKQSAAKAESAMKAAQANPDFNRLSLLLRQAIASNSLNLANTHFARLEQLDIAVGLSDKTLFQLAKLYAGAKQFVAATRPLQIIADRGGEMSHEAWLRLAQIQLKVMRRADLAKTSLQRIQIDGKKITEAQQKTLARRDQLLTMCQTASK